The following coding sequences lie in one Bacillus sp. BGMRC 2118 genomic window:
- a CDS encoding flavodoxin, whose protein sequence is MNYNQPTISIVYTSKTGNTKSLAMYIYFILMKKGLLKTSVHSIDQFNMKSICQSDVIVIGTYTWRNGEIPKEMVELYSKLECLNQSTIVTGVFGTGDRFYPNYCGAVNFFRDMLFQHTVLAATLKVELMPQESDIQKCFKFVEAVLHKLNYLDKNGGD, encoded by the coding sequence ATGAACTATAATCAACCGACTATCTCTATTGTATACACATCTAAAACAGGGAATACAAAGTCTTTAGCAATGTACATTTACTTTATATTGATGAAAAAAGGGCTGCTCAAAACTTCCGTACATTCAATTGATCAATTCAACATGAAATCGATCTGTCAAAGTGATGTGATAGTAATTGGGACCTACACGTGGAGAAATGGAGAAATACCTAAAGAAATGGTTGAGCTCTATTCAAAGCTTGAATGCTTAAATCAATCAACGATTGTCACAGGAGTATTTGGAACAGGAGACCGTTTTTATCCTAATTATTGTGGAGCTGTAAATTTTTTTAGAGACATGCTATTTCAACATACCGTATTAGCAGCTACGTTAAAGGTTGAACTAATGCCTCAGGAAAGCGATATCCAGAAATGCTTCAAATTTGTAGAGGCTGTTTTACATAAACTCAATTATCTAGATAAAAATGGGGGAGACTAA
- a CDS encoding STAS domain-containing protein, with amino-acid sequence MEIDEKVQVESAEKNTHHLSQLASVGQIAAGIAHEVRNPLTAVKGFLQLLEENGKNEYIEIAQSELDNALITLNNLLQVSKPDLEDEEFQSFNLTVELESILNLFQDKLYNINVKTDFKNTDMVVTGKKNQFKKAFFNLIKNAIESIEGIGELSLTHFLEDNDVIVTIEDTGVGIPEEKLTLLGTPFFSTKDHGTGMGLTQVFSVIYQHGGKITVDSVVGKGTKFTIRIPRLVNLVNNKGVKKLNLTFSESATLKDYFIDNQKDFEAKLLDEAINVRDKIEEIHQIGNINLLSNANKLVMYLIEEREHELTSFAKYEGIAWAKHSLTLAFKLEWVQAIRRTVWLFLYNYEVDSGSNSVIEDFYNTEKKVNELVDKFLTTFFISYTKYKDELLEEQRQLVENLSVPIIPINRSICILPLIGFIDYLRIGTIQEKVLVEIENQRIQTLIMDLSGVPPMDHNIMQRLLSIIDGIAMMGCKTILTGLRAEIVTQMVSKGDGFYGRAEFKGTLQVALNDVLFKEETENVTI; translated from the coding sequence ATGGAAATAGATGAGAAAGTACAAGTTGAATCAGCAGAGAAGAATACTCATCATTTAAGTCAATTAGCATCTGTAGGGCAAATTGCAGCTGGAATTGCTCATGAAGTAAGAAATCCCTTAACGGCTGTGAAAGGTTTCCTTCAGTTACTAGAGGAAAATGGCAAGAATGAATATATTGAGATTGCCCAGTCTGAGTTAGATAATGCCTTAATCACGTTAAATAATTTGCTTCAAGTTTCAAAGCCTGATTTAGAAGATGAAGAGTTTCAAAGTTTTAATTTAACAGTAGAACTAGAATCGATATTGAACTTGTTTCAGGACAAGTTATACAACATAAATGTCAAGACAGACTTCAAAAATACAGACATGGTCGTAACTGGGAAGAAAAATCAATTCAAGAAGGCCTTTTTTAACCTAATAAAAAATGCAATTGAGTCAATTGAAGGAATAGGTGAACTTTCATTAACTCATTTTTTGGAAGACAACGATGTCATTGTTACGATTGAAGATACGGGTGTTGGCATTCCAGAGGAAAAATTGACACTTCTCGGTACTCCTTTTTTCTCAACGAAGGACCATGGTACGGGAATGGGGCTTACTCAAGTATTTTCAGTCATTTACCAGCATGGAGGGAAGATTACTGTTGATAGTGTCGTAGGCAAGGGGACGAAATTTACAATACGTATCCCTAGATTAGTAAATCTAGTAAACAATAAAGGAGTGAAGAAGTTGAATCTTACGTTCAGTGAATCTGCAACGTTAAAGGATTATTTTATAGATAATCAAAAAGACTTTGAAGCGAAGTTACTAGATGAAGCAATAAATGTACGAGATAAAATTGAAGAAATACATCAAATTGGTAATATTAACTTATTAAGCAATGCTAACAAACTTGTGATGTATCTCATTGAAGAGAGAGAGCATGAATTAACGAGCTTTGCTAAGTATGAAGGAATTGCGTGGGCGAAGCATTCATTGACATTAGCCTTTAAATTAGAGTGGGTACAGGCAATTAGAAGAACAGTATGGTTATTTTTATATAACTATGAGGTGGATTCCGGGAGCAACAGTGTAATCGAAGACTTTTATAATACGGAAAAAAAGGTAAATGAACTGGTTGATAAATTTTTAACAACATTCTTTATCAGTTATACGAAATATAAAGATGAATTGCTAGAAGAGCAGAGACAACTTGTTGAAAATCTATCTGTTCCAATCATTCCGATTAACCGTTCAATTTGTATATTACCGCTGATTGGATTTATTGATTATTTGCGAATTGGAACAATACAGGAAAAAGTGTTAGTTGAAATTGAAAATCAGCGAATTCAAACATTAATCATGGATTTATCAGGAGTTCCACCTATGGACCATAACATTATGCAACGACTTCTATCCATAATAGATGGAATTGCCATGATGGGATGTAAAACGATTTTGACAGGATTACGTGCCGAAATCGTAACTCAAATGGTATCAAAGGGAGACGGCTTCTATGGTAGAGCTGAGTTTAAAGGTACCCTGCAGGTTGCATTAAATGATGTGTTGTTTAAAGAAGAAACCGAGAATGTAACGATATAA
- a CDS encoding response regulator transcription factor, translating into MFKIMMIEDDKQLVRLLEDYLKRYGFNTYAVTDFEHVRNQFEDYDPHLVLLDVNLPNFDGFYWCRQIRSISTCPVIFISARDSKMDQVMALENGADDYITKPFDYEIVLAKINSQIRRAYGTYANSQNGRKTTIDGLTLDVERLRLTLDDNEIELSHTEAKILDELLNKIDYVVSRDRLLEKIWDDQAFVDDNTLNVYVARVRKKLASLNIINSLQTIRGQGYRLLPNWRDRK; encoded by the coding sequence ATGTTTAAAATAATGATGATAGAAGATGATAAGCAACTTGTTCGCCTATTAGAGGATTACTTAAAGAGATACGGCTTCAATACATATGCCGTAACAGATTTTGAACACGTGCGGAACCAATTTGAAGACTATGATCCTCATCTAGTGTTACTTGATGTGAACTTACCAAATTTTGACGGCTTCTACTGGTGTAGACAAATTCGCAGCATTTCGACATGTCCTGTAATATTCATTTCTGCCAGAGATAGTAAAATGGACCAGGTAATGGCTCTTGAGAATGGAGCGGATGATTATATCACTAAACCATTTGACTATGAGATTGTCCTTGCTAAAATTAACAGTCAAATACGTCGCGCTTACGGGACGTATGCCAATTCACAAAATGGACGGAAAACAACCATAGACGGGTTAACTCTTGATGTTGAGAGATTACGGTTAACTTTAGATGATAATGAAATAGAACTTAGTCACACGGAGGCAAAAATCCTGGATGAACTTCTTAACAAGATTGATTACGTGGTGAGCCGTGACCGATTATTAGAGAAGATCTGGGATGATCAAGCCTTTGTCGATGATAATACATTGAATGTGTACGTTGCCCGTGTACGAAAAAAACTGGCTTCCTTGAATATCATTAATTCTCTTCAAACAATACGTGGACAAGGATACCGCCTTCTTCCAAATTGGAGGGACAGAAAATGA
- a CDS encoding ribonucleotide-diphosphate reductase subunit beta, producing MAIKKLHKIKLLNPEFPNKSTGIINGISSGLLNWNDVAYPQMYELYQTLLSNFWKAQEVNMQDDIKQWIELDSKEQEIFLKVNAQLASLDSLQTPTMSAVMDYVTDSSFKAIFAVIAQQEAVHNESYSYILSSLVPIQEQNAIFNHALKDPIIQKRNALILEAYEQFREHPTPQTLFSLTVNSINLEGIYFYAGFAFFYHLARQQKMLKTSTMISYIQRDEMQHAYFMSQFLRILLTENEELHTEENIEYIYQSLRNAIELEMEWARYILSDVKGIDLEEFELYLEYLANKRVRQLGLVNLFQERNNPMPWIHVYSDEMMNETKSDFFEQKSRTYSKVSQANGFDEL from the coding sequence ATGGCCATCAAAAAACTGCATAAGATTAAACTTTTAAACCCGGAATTTCCGAACAAATCAACAGGAATTATAAATGGAATCTCCTCAGGATTACTGAACTGGAATGACGTGGCATACCCACAAATGTATGAATTGTATCAAACTTTACTATCAAACTTTTGGAAAGCACAAGAAGTCAATATGCAGGATGACATTAAGCAATGGATTGAACTTGACTCGAAAGAACAAGAGATTTTCTTAAAAGTCAATGCACAGCTTGCTTCATTAGATAGTTTGCAAACTCCGACAATGAGTGCGGTGATGGATTATGTAACAGATTCCAGTTTTAAAGCAATCTTTGCGGTGATCGCCCAACAAGAAGCAGTTCATAATGAGTCTTATTCTTATATTTTAAGTTCTCTTGTTCCAATACAGGAGCAAAACGCTATCTTTAATCATGCACTAAAAGACCCAATCATTCAAAAGAGAAATGCGCTTATACTAGAGGCATATGAACAATTCCGAGAACACCCAACGCCACAAACTTTATTTTCTCTGACAGTAAACTCTATTAATCTAGAAGGAATTTATTTTTATGCAGGGTTTGCGTTTTTTTATCATTTAGCTAGACAACAGAAAATGCTGAAAACGAGTACAATGATCAGCTATATTCAAAGAGATGAAATGCAACATGCCTATTTTATGTCGCAATTTTTACGCATATTATTAACGGAGAACGAGGAACTTCATACTGAGGAGAATATTGAATATATCTATCAATCACTCAGGAATGCTATAGAACTAGAAATGGAATGGGCACGATATATCTTATCGGATGTTAAGGGAATTGATTTAGAGGAGTTTGAACTGTACCTAGAGTATTTGGCTAATAAGCGAGTAAGGCAACTGGGATTGGTGAATCTGTTTCAGGAAAGAAACAATCCTATGCCATGGATACATGTATATAGTGATGAAATGATGAATGAAACAAAGTCAGATTTCTTTGAGCAAAAGTCTAGAACGTATTCAAAGGTGTCTCAGGCAAATGGATTTGATGAACTATAA
- a CDS encoding class I SAM-dependent methyltransferase, translating to MQEVDYEKRLGIHTSGEQKGFLKSIHYHRYEPTPYVAIEELLRHYDIRSNDGVVDFGCGKGRLNFIIHYVCNATVTGIEMNEAFYQEALHNVESYKLKTRRRVNNLQFYCCLAEEYTINPQDTVFYFFNPFTVQIFIKVVNQILRSVEEVNRTVDIVLYYPSTDYIFYLDNETQFQLLKEIPLQTIFSGDENERFLIYQLKMTN from the coding sequence GTGCAAGAAGTGGATTATGAAAAAAGGCTAGGTATTCATACGAGTGGAGAACAAAAGGGTTTTCTAAAATCGATCCATTATCACCGTTATGAACCAACACCGTATGTAGCCATTGAAGAGCTACTACGACATTATGACATAAGAAGTAATGATGGTGTGGTTGACTTTGGTTGTGGGAAAGGCAGGCTAAACTTTATTATTCACTATGTATGTAATGCAACTGTTACAGGTATTGAGATGAATGAAGCGTTCTATCAAGAAGCCCTGCATAATGTAGAAAGCTATAAGTTGAAAACAAGAAGAAGAGTAAACAATCTACAATTTTACTGTTGTTTAGCAGAAGAGTACACCATCAATCCTCAAGATACAGTCTTTTACTTTTTTAATCCCTTTACTGTTCAAATCTTTATTAAGGTTGTAAATCAAATTTTGCGATCAGTAGAAGAGGTGAATCGGACCGTGGATATTGTACTATACTATCCATCGACAGACTATATCTTCTATCTGGATAATGAAACACAATTTCAGTTATTGAAAGAAATCCCTTTACAAACTATCTTTTCAGGAGATGAAAATGAGAGATTTTTAATTTATCAACTAAAGATGACGAATTAA
- a CDS encoding HAMP domain-containing histidine kinase: MKLFLRDHIPLIFMYFTQLFLTMLIYWLDGHENVSISLYALLLSSFILFVYLLYRYMTNRSLYTQLEEPLQSIDGHISQTSPLSEGLHQLLKDQARHYKHELQQYKQRLDYHISFIHQWVHQMKTPISVIHLLIQDDDTEKSKEIGDEIDRLKKGLETVLYTARLDSFEHDFYVETLHLEKIVRSVTSKEKRLFIRKRIFPSFQFENNIKVVSDEKWLSFIITQLVTNAIRYTIQEGKKIHFHAFQNNTDTILEVRDEGVGIPLHDLPRVFDPYFTGENGRNFEESTGMGLYLVKQILDKLGHSIEVESDVSLGTTVRIKF; encoded by the coding sequence ATGAAATTGTTTCTTCGGGATCACATTCCCCTTATTTTCATGTACTTTACCCAGCTTTTCCTAACAATGCTCATATATTGGCTTGATGGTCATGAAAATGTAAGCATTAGTTTATATGCGCTGCTTTTAAGCAGCTTTATATTGTTTGTTTATTTATTGTACCGCTATATGACGAATCGTTCCTTGTACACTCAGCTAGAGGAACCTTTGCAATCCATAGATGGGCACATTTCTCAAACTAGTCCATTATCAGAAGGACTACATCAATTGCTCAAAGATCAAGCAAGACATTATAAACATGAACTGCAGCAATATAAACAAAGGCTGGATTATCATATTTCTTTTATCCATCAATGGGTTCACCAAATGAAAACGCCCATATCAGTCATTCATTTACTCATTCAAGATGATGACACCGAGAAATCAAAAGAAATCGGGGATGAAATTGACCGCCTAAAAAAGGGACTGGAGACTGTACTTTATACAGCAAGATTAGATTCCTTTGAGCATGATTTTTATGTAGAAACCCTTCATTTAGAGAAAATCGTACGCTCTGTTACATCAAAGGAGAAAAGGCTGTTTATTCGAAAAAGAATATTCCCTTCTTTTCAATTTGAAAACAATATCAAGGTCGTTTCCGATGAAAAATGGTTGTCATTTATTATCACCCAGTTAGTGACGAATGCCATCCGCTATACCATTCAAGAAGGGAAGAAAATCCATTTTCATGCCTTCCAAAACAACACAGATACAATACTCGAAGTTCGCGACGAAGGAGTTGGTATTCCTCTTCATGACCTGCCACGTGTATTTGACCCCTATTTCACCGGAGAAAACGGCCGTAATTTTGAAGAATCAACCGGTATGGGATTATATTTAGTGAAACAAATTCTAGATAAGCTTGGTCATTCCATTGAGGTCGAATCCGATGTGTCCCTCGGCACGACTGTACGAATTAAGTTCTAG
- a CDS encoding TetR/AcrR family transcriptional regulator yields the protein MNNRKQHVLIKAHQLFIEKGFQATSIQDILEFSSISKGTFYNYFSSKNELLIAIFSSIYKKLEKDRDALLVSQDPSDVSIFIKQIELQMKTNRENQLITLFEEVSFLNAEDLKQAIKKAQLRYLIWIYKRFIELFGEEKKPYLFDCAVMFSGILHHNMRYYALAYKSQPNIEQVVQYSVQRIQAIVEDVSESKEQLLRPELIESWMPNNKKERKNVRKNIIQLVFTLKEFAAQHPEQKKHIELLEFIQEELTESKHPRTHLINISIHTLKADNNLSDQQEFKKLEELIATLIKQD from the coding sequence ATGAACAACCGGAAACAGCATGTGCTAATAAAAGCTCATCAATTATTTATCGAAAAGGGCTTCCAAGCCACTTCTATTCAAGACATATTAGAATTTAGCAGCATTTCTAAAGGCACATTTTATAATTATTTTTCTTCAAAGAATGAATTATTAATCGCTATTTTCTCTTCAATTTATAAGAAGCTTGAAAAAGACAGAGATGCCTTGCTAGTTAGCCAGGATCCTTCAGATGTTTCAATTTTCATCAAACAAATCGAATTACAAATGAAGACAAATCGGGAAAATCAGCTGATTACTTTATTTGAGGAAGTTAGTTTTTTAAATGCCGAAGATCTTAAACAAGCTATTAAAAAAGCACAACTCAGGTATTTAATATGGATATACAAGCGATTTATTGAATTATTTGGAGAAGAAAAGAAACCATATTTATTCGATTGTGCGGTTATGTTCTCAGGAATCTTGCACCATAACATGCGTTATTATGCCCTTGCATATAAATCACAACCGAACATTGAACAGGTTGTCCAATATAGCGTTCAACGTATACAAGCGATTGTAGAAGACGTTTCTGAGTCAAAGGAACAGCTTCTCAGACCAGAGTTAATCGAGAGTTGGATGCCCAATAATAAAAAAGAAAGGAAAAATGTTCGAAAAAACATTATTCAGCTTGTTTTTACCCTAAAGGAATTTGCAGCTCAGCATCCGGAGCAAAAAAAACATATTGAGTTGCTGGAATTTATCCAGGAAGAATTGACAGAATCCAAGCATCCTCGCACCCATTTGATCAACATTTCCATTCATACATTAAAAGCTGATAATAACCTCTCAGACCAACAAGAGTTTAAAAAGCTAGAAGAACTAATTGCAACCCTAATCAAACAGGATTAG
- a CDS encoding ABC transporter ATP-binding protein, translating to MSILQVKHVEKIYEGKINYKAIDNISFTAETGEFVGIMGPSGSGKTTLLNIIATIDQPTSGEVLINNKNPHRLNRKEAALFRRHELGFVFQNFNLLDTLTVEENIVLPLTLDGVSVKEMMEKLQNVTSKLGIDHILKKRIYEISGGQMQRTAIARAIIHNPSLILADEPTGNLDSKASKDVMETLSTINKDENASIFMVTHDPVAASYCDRVLFIKDGCFYNEIYRGDNRQAFFQKIIDMLSLLGGESRDLSSVRY from the coding sequence GTGTCTATATTGCAAGTGAAACATGTTGAAAAGATATATGAAGGAAAAATTAATTATAAAGCAATTGATAATATCAGCTTTACCGCAGAAACTGGAGAGTTTGTCGGCATCATGGGTCCATCCGGGAGTGGTAAGACGACATTATTAAATATTATTGCAACCATTGATCAGCCAACTTCAGGTGAAGTGTTGATAAACAATAAAAATCCTCATAGATTAAACCGCAAAGAAGCAGCCTTATTCAGAAGACATGAATTAGGATTTGTATTTCAAAACTTTAATTTACTGGATACGTTAACAGTGGAAGAAAACATTGTCCTTCCTCTTACACTTGATGGAGTCAGCGTAAAAGAAATGATGGAGAAACTGCAGAATGTGACAAGCAAGCTTGGTATTGACCACATCCTTAAAAAACGAATTTACGAAATTTCCGGTGGTCAAATGCAGCGTACAGCAATTGCACGCGCTATCATCCACAATCCTTCCCTTATCTTAGCTGATGAGCCGACTGGTAACCTGGATTCTAAGGCATCAAAGGATGTAATGGAAACTCTTTCGACCATTAATAAAGATGAGAATGCATCAATTTTTATGGTGACACATGATCCGGTTGCTGCAAGCTATTGTGACCGTGTACTGTTTATAAAGGATGGGTGTTTCTATAATGAAATTTACCGAGGAGACAATCGACAAGCCTTTTTCCAAAAAATCATTGATATGCTTTCATTGTTAGGAGGCGAGAGCCGTGACCTTTCCTCAGTTCGTTATTAG
- a CDS encoding undecaprenyl-diphosphatase — protein MSLLELNIQLFWFINNLGIHYPFLNKSMIFIAEYTIFMLALFVLVHWFSRNAKKRIMVICASLTFLIAELLGKFAGTLHSNQQPFAMLQDVNQLIEKAVNNSFPSDHTILFFSFCMTFAIFHKKTAILWISIAVLVGISRIWVGVHYPADIFVGALISSVTAITVYITLGKSLLVVKLLTRYEKIERKVLLSSTKSKDY, from the coding sequence ATGTCACTTTTAGAGCTAAATATTCAATTGTTTTGGTTTATAAACAATCTTGGTATTCATTATCCATTTTTGAACAAGAGCATGATTTTCATTGCAGAGTACACGATTTTCATGCTTGCTCTATTCGTCCTAGTCCATTGGTTTTCCCGGAATGCCAAAAAACGAATAATGGTTATATGTGCTTCCCTCACTTTTCTCATCGCAGAACTTTTAGGAAAATTCGCAGGAACTCTGCATTCCAATCAGCAGCCTTTCGCTATGTTACAAGATGTTAACCAGCTTATTGAAAAAGCCGTCAATAATTCGTTTCCTAGTGACCACACGATCTTATTTTTTTCTTTTTGTATGACCTTTGCTATTTTTCATAAGAAAACAGCAATATTGTGGATTTCCATTGCCGTACTGGTAGGTATTTCACGTATTTGGGTTGGTGTACATTACCCGGCAGATATCTTTGTTGGGGCCTTAATCAGCTCAGTTACTGCCATTACTGTTTATATTACTTTAGGAAAATCATTATTAGTGGTCAAACTTCTCACCCGATATGAGAAAATAGAACGAAAGGTACTACTGTCCTCTACTAAATCTAAAGATTATTAA
- a CDS encoding ABC transporter permease — protein MTFPQFVIRNVLRNKRTYSAYFFSSAFSVLIFFVFSLFIFHPDIDRGVTAALAVQMMGAAEVLMYVFSFMFVLYSVSTFLKTRKREFGILIMHGMTRSQLNWMVFLENMIIGVGAIALGTGLGMLTGKLFLMIGSKMIGIPPLEFYVSSKGLLLTIIAFLLLFLFISIATTFLVKTNKLLDLFQSYEKPKTEPKVSKTLAVIAAMLLFISYYLAATSSLQTLLMRMLPVIAMTVIGTYFFYTQLSVFIIKLLQKNRLLFWRKTNLVTISSLAYRLKDNARMFFMVTIVSTIAFCAVGSLASINVMTKEFIISFPAAITYLSQDQQSVHEEHLQQIESELNKRNISYESNQVPIKFVEVASNSDSYPIDELVVISFSSYQNIAQAAGFQLTETPLRKNEVLSMKQSHLDVYESENYTLKQDKLILTHKKATEHVVVPYTLVQTDGIVVSDELYEKLAASTTGLLTGFYTDNLEKTAGMGGNLVKDGRAFLGVTKSYSMTVSGTMYEDQLNMYKMMLFVALLMGAVFFIAAGSFLYFRLYSDLEYDQRLYVTIKKVGLTNQELDKIVSRQLTLLFFVPFLVAVIHSIFAFMALQSFYAISIATEVSIVFGGFFLAQLLYFLLIRSRYLHNLKKAIAI, from the coding sequence GTGACCTTTCCTCAGTTCGTTATTAGAAATGTCTTACGAAACAAAAGAACTTACAGCGCCTACTTTTTTAGCAGTGCCTTTTCCGTTCTTATCTTTTTCGTCTTCTCTCTCTTTATCTTTCATCCTGATATTGATAGGGGCGTAACAGCAGCACTTGCTGTTCAAATGATGGGTGCAGCAGAAGTACTCATGTACGTGTTCTCCTTTATGTTTGTTTTGTATTCAGTCAGTACCTTTTTAAAAACGAGAAAACGTGAATTCGGTATTCTCATCATGCACGGCATGACAAGATCTCAACTTAATTGGATGGTATTTTTAGAGAATATGATCATCGGTGTAGGAGCTATTGCACTTGGAACTGGGTTAGGCATGCTAACCGGAAAATTATTTTTAATGATTGGCTCTAAAATGATCGGTATACCACCACTGGAATTTTACGTATCTAGTAAAGGATTGCTGTTAACGATTATAGCTTTTTTACTTCTTTTCCTTTTTATTTCAATTGCAACAACGTTTCTTGTTAAGACCAATAAATTACTAGATTTATTTCAATCCTATGAAAAACCTAAAACAGAACCGAAAGTTTCCAAGACATTGGCAGTTATTGCAGCGATGCTTCTATTCATAAGCTATTATCTAGCAGCAACCTCTTCGTTACAAACATTACTAATGAGAATGCTTCCGGTTATTGCCATGACAGTTATAGGAACGTACTTCTTTTACACACAGCTGTCCGTATTTATTATTAAACTGCTTCAGAAGAACCGTTTATTATTTTGGAGAAAGACTAACTTAGTGACCATTTCAAGTCTAGCCTACCGTCTCAAGGATAATGCCAGGATGTTCTTCATGGTTACAATTGTCTCTACTATTGCATTTTGCGCAGTCGGCTCACTAGCTTCTATTAATGTCATGACAAAAGAATTTATCATTAGTTTCCCGGCAGCTATTACGTATCTTTCTCAAGATCAACAGTCGGTCCACGAAGAGCACTTACAGCAAATAGAATCAGAATTAAACAAAAGAAATATATCATATGAATCGAATCAGGTACCGATTAAATTTGTTGAGGTTGCTTCGAATTCCGATTCATATCCTATTGATGAGCTTGTTGTAATTTCCTTCTCCAGTTACCAAAACATTGCACAAGCTGCAGGATTTCAACTTACTGAAACTCCGCTTCGTAAAAATGAAGTTTTGTCGATGAAGCAATCTCATTTAGATGTCTACGAATCAGAAAATTACACACTGAAGCAAGATAAACTAATACTTACTCACAAAAAAGCTACTGAACATGTTGTTGTTCCTTACACGCTTGTTCAAACCGATGGAATCGTGGTAAGTGATGAGTTATATGAAAAATTAGCTGCTTCAACTACCGGTCTACTGACTGGTTTCTATACTGATAATCTTGAAAAAACAGCCGGTATGGGTGGAAATCTCGTAAAGGATGGCCGGGCTTTCCTAGGTGTTACCAAGTCATATTCCATGACAGTCAGCGGAACTATGTATGAAGATCAGCTAAATATGTACAAGATGATGTTATTCGTTGCTCTATTAATGGGTGCAGTTTTCTTCATTGCAGCAGGAAGCTTTTTATATTTTAGACTATACTCAGACCTGGAATATGACCAGCGACTATATGTAACAATTAAGAAGGTCGGCTTAACGAATCAAGAATTAGATAAAATTGTCTCGAGGCAGCTTACTCTATTGTTCTTTGTTCCGTTTCTTGTTGCGGTCATACACAGTATTTTTGCCTTTATGGCGCTACAAAGTTTTTATGCAATATCAATTGCAACTGAGGTTTCTATTGTATTTGGCGGGTTCTTCCTTGCGCAACTGCTATACTTCCTACTCATTCGATCACGATATTTGCATAATTTAAAGAAAGCCATTGCGATATAA